The following proteins are co-located in the Toxotes jaculatrix isolate fToxJac2 chromosome 9, fToxJac2.pri, whole genome shotgun sequence genome:
- the sgpp2 gene encoding sphingosine-1-phosphate phosphatase 2 isoform X3, whose translation MYVGQVMKDVLKLPRPRSPPVVKLETRVDAEYGLPSTHAMAAIAISFTLLLSAPLRIQFQFEVGLLIAVTLSSLVCLSRLYTGMHSVLDVICGALISAVLIFLTYPYWEAIDHFQLTSHLSPVAALVLPLLLSYSYPELDHYSTTRGDTTTILGAGAGCSVGYWVNEQLGQTFEPQGTLPVPLPTLTANGLAAGAARFLLGVVALVATRQIVKTVSLQVLYSWYRVPKSDKSARRRREIEVPYKFATYTAVGLVNSILVNRVFILLGLL comes from the exons ATGTATGTCGGTCAGGTAATGAAAGATGTGCTGAAACTGCCTCGCCCTCGCTCACCCCCTGTGGTTAAGCTGGAGACGCGTGTCGACGCAGAATACGGGCTGCCCTCGACCCACGCCATGGCCGCCATCGCCATCTCCTTCACCCTTTTACTAAGCGCCCCGTTGAGGATACAG TTCCAGTTCGAGGTGGGTCTGCTGATCGCAGTGACACTTTCGTCCTTGGTGTGTCTGAGCCGTCTCTACACTGGCATGCACTCAGTTTTG GATGTGATCTGTGGCGCTTTAATCTCAGCCGTCCTCATATTTCTCACCTATCCTTACTGGGAAGCCATCGACCATTTTCAGCTCACCAGCCACCTCTCCCCTGTTGCGGCGTTGGTACTGCCCCTCCTCCTCAGCTACTCATACCCAGAGCTGGACCATTACAGCACCACAAGGGGAGATACGACCACTATTCTAGGAGCAGGGGCTGGATGCTCTGTGGGATACTGGGTGAATGAGCAGCTTGGGCAGACTTTTGAGCCCCAAGGGACGTTACCTGTACCTCTACCCACACTAACAGCTAATGGACTGGCAGCAGGCGCTGCCCGCTTCCTGTTAGGAGTTGTAGCATTAGTGGCAACTCGACAGATAGTGAAAACAGTGAGCCTGCAGGTATTATATTCATGGTACAGAGTGCCGAAAAGTGACAAGAGtgccaggaggaggagagaaatcGAGGTGCCATATAAGTTTGCCACATACACAGCTGTTGGACTTGTTAATTCTATATTGGTCAATAGAGTTTTCATTCTACTGGGGCTGTTATGA